DNA from Asanoa sp. WMMD1127:
GGCGGTCCCGATCTGGGTCGTGACGACCGGGGGACGGGTGTACGTGCGGAGCTGGCACCGCCGCGACACCGGCTGGTTCGGTCGGGCGGTGCGGTCCGGCCGGGCCCGGATCAGCGTGCCGGGTCTGGCGGCCGACGTCACGGTGACGGACCTCGGCGACACGTCGGCCGACGTGACGGCGGCCGTCGACGCCGCCTACCGCACCAAGTACGGCGGCGGCGCCGACTCCATGGTCACCCCCACGGCCGCGACGACCACCCTCCGCCTCGACCGCGCCTAGCTAGACGTACCAGACGCGCGGGCTGGTGTAGAGGCCGTGCGGACTTCTGCTCTGCGTGTAGACCTGCACCTTCCCGACCGCCGACCCCTGGCTCGGCAGGCCCTTGCTGGTGATCGAGCAGTAGTGGCGCCCGCTGCTGCCGACGTGGCGCTGGATAGATCGGTGACAGGTCTTCGGCGGTGGTGTCGAAAGGCGGTGGGCGGCTCCGACGTAGCCGTGACCGCACAGAGGGAGGCAGGCAATGGGCAAGATCATCTACTGGGTGCACACGTCGGTGGACGGGTTCGTCGACGGGCCAAACGGGGAGTTCGACTGGCCGACGATGGGGCCGGAGCTGTCCGCGTACTCCGACGGTTTGGATCGTCGGGTCGACACGCTGCTGTTCGGGCGGCCGGTCTGGGAGATGATGGTCGGCTTCTGGCCCAATGCCGAGTCGATGTCGGACGACCCGCACGTCACCGCGTTCGCGCCGTTCTGGCGGGCGACGCCGAA
Protein-coding regions in this window:
- a CDS encoding DUF2255 family protein, producing the protein MTAGWSADDLRLIDASAELRIAVRGVDGSLRRAVPIWVVTTGGRVYVRSWHRRDTGWFGRAVRSGRARISVPGLAADVTVTDLGDTSADVTAAVDAAYRTKYGGGADSMVTPTAATTTLRLDRA